In a single window of the Aminomonas paucivorans DSM 12260 genome:
- a CDS encoding sensor histidine kinase produces the protein MKVPSILPRTLRPRLVSPLSLGGALCLVLWVATLRFRQNYVLASLDRAVVSDGSGPLVLAAMELVLLNALRATFLYQGWFFLGAALDRKGGRGLPSLLLPLTAIPLCYVVPLLLGGGLRLHFGTSAVLGVVSVALVHRLTRGLRGWGNRTVVLALLVFSFQWLDVAPSLTRWGFGQGELSLAVKGIGVLMADGELLDGVGLGGFALAFLGALGTVQILVGQILQARQFQRLRTQDRKLELLRREAERNWVFRELQHLVHDLRRPLTTILGLADVLLSSLPGHREELTRMIRAGEGMDRMIGEILRDDALSRTSAGEVLDLALSQVSPLPWRARVRERIDPEAEAAPVRANRVRLSRALVNLLDNAARAGEAAEAGGEVELTCSLESRNESPGVVFAVKDRGPGWRETRPGESGFGSTGMGLAFVRETARRHEGLLEFRDRPGGGCEVRLWLPRAEEEGEA, from the coding sequence ATGAAGGTCCCCTCGATCCTCCCTCGAACCCTTCGCCCACGCCTCGTCTCCCCCCTCTCCCTGGGGGGAGCCCTCTGCCTCGTCCTGTGGGTCGCTACCCTGCGCTTTCGGCAGAACTACGTCCTGGCCTCCCTGGACCGGGCGGTGGTGTCCGACGGCAGCGGCCCCCTGGTTCTGGCGGCCATGGAGCTGGTGCTCCTCAACGCCCTGCGGGCCACCTTCCTCTACCAGGGTTGGTTCTTCCTGGGGGCGGCCCTGGACCGGAAGGGGGGACGGGGGCTTCCCTCCCTCCTCCTGCCCCTGACGGCCATCCCCCTCTGCTACGTGGTGCCCCTGCTCCTGGGCGGGGGGCTGCGGCTGCATTTCGGCACCTCCGCCGTCCTGGGGGTGGTGTCCGTCGCCCTGGTGCACCGCCTCACCCGAGGCCTGCGGGGCTGGGGAAACCGGACGGTGGTGCTGGCCCTGCTGGTCTTCTCCTTCCAGTGGCTGGATGTGGCCCCCTCCCTCACCCGGTGGGGCTTCGGTCAGGGGGAGCTGTCCCTGGCGGTGAAGGGCATCGGGGTCCTCATGGCGGACGGGGAGCTGCTGGACGGGGTCGGGCTGGGGGGCTTCGCCCTGGCCTTTCTGGGAGCCCTGGGGACGGTGCAGATCCTGGTGGGACAGATCCTCCAGGCCCGACAGTTCCAGCGTCTTCGGACCCAGGACCGCAAGCTGGAGCTGCTGCGCCGGGAGGCGGAGCGCAACTGGGTCTTCCGGGAGCTGCAGCATCTGGTGCACGACCTGCGCCGCCCCCTGACCACCATCCTGGGGCTGGCGGACGTGCTCCTCTCCTCCCTGCCCGGGCATCGGGAGGAGCTGACCCGGATGATCCGGGCGGGGGAGGGGATGGACCGGATGATCGGGGAGATTCTGCGGGACGACGCCCTCTCCCGGACCTCCGCCGGGGAGGTGCTGGACCTGGCCCTCTCCCAGGTGAGCCCCCTGCCCTGGCGGGCCCGGGTGAGGGAGCGCATCGACCCGGAGGCCGAAGCGGCCCCGGTGCGGGCCAATCGGGTGCGCCTCTCCCGGGCCCTGGTGAACCTCCTGGACAACGCCGCCCGGGCGGGGGAGGCGGCGGAGGCGGGCGGGGAGGTGGAGCTGACCTGCTCCTTGGAGAGCCGGAACGAGTCCCCGGGGGTGGTCTTCGCGGTGAAGGACCGGGGCCCCGGATGGAGGGAGACTCGCCCGGGGGAGTCGGGGTTCGGCTCCACGGGCATGGGGCTTGCCTTCGTCCGGGAGACGGCGCGGCGTCACGAGGGCCTCCTGGAGTTCCGGGACCGCCCGGGCGGGGGGTGCGAGGTCCGGCTCTGGCTGCCCCGGGCGGAGGAGGAGGGTGAGGCATGA
- a CDS encoding response regulator, which produces MSLVLAALDDDEGILFTLEAMARTQGWTMRTTTRYEEFLDWVRGGEADLFLLDYHLPRMGGRAVLQEAKVIRPEAPVLILTVEQSPEVAETLLLEGAEDFIAKPLRLTDFAARIRLHERLIRSRDRDWRERRKGIAPPTLRRVLEALRGFPGEAGIDEVASACALAYTTAHRYLEHLVDRGFAVRSEKSVDGRPGRPAVRYRAMRGA; this is translated from the coding sequence ATGAGCCTGGTGCTGGCGGCGCTGGACGACGACGAGGGGATCCTCTTCACCCTGGAGGCCATGGCCCGCACCCAGGGCTGGACCATGCGCACCACCACCCGATACGAGGAGTTCCTGGACTGGGTCCGGGGAGGCGAGGCGGACCTCTTTCTGCTGGACTACCACCTTCCCCGCATGGGAGGCAGGGCGGTGCTGCAGGAGGCCAAGGTCATCCGTCCGGAGGCCCCGGTGCTGATCCTCACGGTGGAGCAGAGCCCGGAGGTGGCGGAGACCCTTCTCCTGGAGGGGGCGGAGGACTTCATCGCCAAGCCCCTGCGCCTGACGGACTTTGCCGCCCGGATCCGCCTCCACGAACGCCTGATCCGCTCCCGGGATCGGGACTGGCGGGAGCGGCGCAAAGGCATCGCCCCGCCCACCCTGAGGCGGGTCCTGGAGGCCCTGCGGGGGTTCCCGGGGGAGGCGGGGATCGACGAGGTCGCCTCCGCCTGCGCCCTGGCCTACACCACCGCCCACCGGTACCTGGAGCATCTGGTGGACCGAGGCTTCGCGGTGCGCTCCGAGAAGAGCGTGGACGGCCGCCCGGGGCGGCCCGCGGTGCGCTATCGGGCGATGAGGGGTGCGTGA
- a CDS encoding GntR family transcriptional regulator yields MGRNPQDNRLSMKAYEWIRDEILANRLHEGEPLSENRLAQELAISRTPIREALRNLEQDGFVKSVPGKGAFVAEVSREDVVEIYELRLLLEPLAARTAVGRVPEEAIDALEADWRDLRDRAARGEAVEYEEVHLLDRRSHGLLNEHSSNRKLRQILSLLHSQIERFQFLSARSLADVRDTAAQHLEICAVLRRRDPEALARLLEEHIRRSEDYILSRYLRR; encoded by the coding sequence ATGGGGCGCAACCCGCAGGACAACCGGCTGTCCATGAAGGCCTACGAGTGGATTCGGGACGAGATCCTGGCCAATCGGCTCCACGAGGGGGAGCCCCTGAGCGAGAACCGCCTGGCCCAGGAGCTGGCCATCAGCCGGACCCCCATCCGGGAGGCCCTGCGCAACCTGGAGCAGGACGGTTTCGTGAAGTCCGTCCCCGGCAAGGGGGCCTTCGTGGCGGAGGTGTCCCGGGAGGACGTGGTGGAGATCTACGAACTCCGCCTTCTCCTGGAGCCCCTGGCGGCCCGCACCGCCGTGGGTCGGGTGCCTGAGGAGGCGATCGACGCCCTGGAGGCGGACTGGCGGGATCTCCGGGATCGGGCCGCCCGCGGGGAGGCGGTGGAGTACGAGGAGGTGCACCTCCTGGACCGGCGCTCCCACGGCCTGCTGAACGAACACTCCTCGAACCGCAAGCTCCGGCAGATCCTCTCTCTCCTGCACTCCCAGATCGAGCGGTTTCAGTTCCTCTCCGCCCGGTCCCTGGCGGACGTGCGGGACACGGCGGCCCAGCACCTGGAGATCTGCGCGGTGCTGCGCCGACGGGATCCGGAAGCCCTGGCGAGGCTTTTGGAGGAGCATATCCGGCGCAGCGAGGACTACATCCTGTCCCGCTATCTGCGTCGGTAA
- a CDS encoding C-terminal binding protein: MGWKPLVWIIDEEWPDYSVETGLLEEAFPGCDIRFSGNDYAADLEAFGAEADAVLCQIYVEMPRATLERMGRCRVVSVFGGGFDRVDTEAARERGIQVTFVPGYCVEDVSDHVLASLYHANKRITAYGEALRRGIWGAQAVERPARRICGSTLTVVGLGRIGSATARKAAALGMRVLAFDPYVSDEAFAAAGAERVSWEQGFREADFLSIHAKLTPETEGLVGARELGWMKPSATVVNTARGPILDEDALVAAVRDGRLAGAYLDVIRTEPPVLSDPVFHCPGILVTPHISYLSEQSFLELRTRATTNAVRVLQGLPVEDSVEAVG; this comes from the coding sequence ATGGGCTGGAAACCGCTTGTTTGGATCATCGACGAGGAGTGGCCGGACTACTCCGTGGAGACGGGACTGCTGGAAGAGGCTTTTCCGGGGTGCGACATCCGTTTTTCCGGGAACGACTACGCCGCGGACCTGGAGGCCTTCGGCGCGGAAGCCGACGCGGTGCTCTGCCAGATCTACGTGGAGATGCCCCGGGCGACCCTGGAGCGGATGGGGCGCTGCCGGGTGGTGTCGGTCTTCGGCGGGGGCTTCGACCGGGTGGACACGGAGGCGGCTCGGGAGCGGGGCATCCAGGTGACCTTCGTGCCGGGGTACTGTGTGGAGGACGTGTCGGACCACGTCCTCGCCTCCCTCTACCACGCCAACAAACGCATCACCGCCTACGGGGAGGCCCTTCGGCGGGGCATCTGGGGCGCCCAGGCGGTGGAGAGGCCGGCGCGCCGGATCTGCGGGTCCACCCTCACCGTGGTGGGACTGGGGCGCATCGGCAGCGCCACCGCCCGCAAGGCCGCCGCCCTGGGGATGCGGGTGCTGGCCTTCGATCCCTACGTGTCCGACGAGGCCTTCGCGGCGGCGGGGGCGGAGCGGGTCTCCTGGGAGCAGGGCTTCCGGGAGGCGGACTTCCTGAGCATCCACGCCAAGCTGACCCCGGAGACGGAGGGGCTGGTGGGGGCCCGGGAGCTGGGGTGGATGAAGCCCTCGGCGACCGTGGTCAACACCGCTCGGGGGCCCATCCTGGACGAGGACGCCCTGGTGGCGGCGGTGCGGGACGGGCGTCTCGCCGGGGCCTATCTGGACGTGATCCGCACCGAACCCCCGGTGTTGTCGGACCCGGTGTTCCACTGTCCCGGCATCCTGGTGACCCCTCACATCTCCTACCTCTCGGAGCAGTCCTTCCTGGAGCTGCGCACCCGGGCGACGACCAATGCCGTCCGGGTGCTCCAGGGGCTGCCGGTGGAAGATTCGGTGGAGGCCGTGGGTTGA
- a CDS encoding aconitase X catalytic domain-containing protein — MRLSDEQKRMYDGSRGPGVQKAMELLVALGKAFDAEEMIPVSRTHVALSGQEGDTYWCELLVNGGARAVVPPTTNPAWDTQTLTRHYDVTPGELDLALRTVDVYRRIGAVLTFCCTPELAGNVPTFGEHVAFSESSATPYVNSVLGARSNRESSVSALASAVTGITPLYGLHFRENRLGTFLVDVEAAPKEPYDWGLLGWYVGKRVGAQVPVFRFRNLQGRPSPEALLYLGAELNTSGAVPLYHILGVTPEAPDEAVAFGGHRPAGSLSVTDRNLEEQEAELSEKGGKINLVMLGCPHYSYAQLRELDRLLAGRTVSVPFWVLTSGDAMELARRSGELARIEASGARLVPDTCIDEPCWKSFEGGLGVTDSPKCMYYRERRGQPFVIRRLGECVEAAVKGEI, encoded by the coding sequence GTGAGACTCAGCGACGAACAGAAACGGATGTACGACGGTTCCCGGGGGCCGGGGGTCCAGAAGGCCATGGAGCTGCTGGTGGCCCTGGGGAAGGCTTTCGATGCGGAGGAGATGATCCCCGTGAGCCGGACCCACGTGGCCCTGAGCGGCCAGGAGGGGGACACCTACTGGTGCGAACTCCTGGTGAACGGCGGGGCTCGCGCGGTGGTCCCCCCCACCACCAACCCCGCCTGGGACACCCAGACCCTGACGCGGCACTACGACGTGACCCCCGGGGAGCTGGACCTGGCCCTGCGCACCGTGGACGTGTACCGCCGCATCGGGGCGGTGCTCACCTTCTGCTGCACCCCCGAGCTGGCGGGGAACGTGCCCACCTTCGGGGAGCACGTGGCCTTCTCCGAGTCCAGCGCCACCCCCTACGTGAACTCCGTCCTGGGGGCCCGTTCCAACCGGGAGTCCTCCGTGAGCGCCCTGGCCTCCGCCGTCACCGGGATCACCCCCCTCTACGGCCTGCACTTCCGGGAGAACCGGCTGGGGACGTTCCTGGTGGACGTGGAGGCTGCGCCGAAGGAGCCCTACGACTGGGGCCTGTTGGGCTGGTACGTGGGCAAGCGGGTGGGGGCCCAGGTGCCGGTGTTCCGGTTCCGAAACCTTCAGGGACGTCCCTCCCCGGAGGCGCTGCTCTACCTGGGGGCGGAGCTGAACACCAGCGGGGCGGTCCCCCTGTACCACATCCTGGGGGTTACCCCGGAGGCTCCGGACGAGGCCGTCGCCTTCGGGGGGCACAGACCCGCCGGGAGCCTCTCCGTGACGGACCGCAACCTGGAGGAACAGGAGGCGGAGCTTTCGGAGAAGGGCGGGAAGATCAACCTGGTGATGCTGGGGTGTCCTCACTATTCCTACGCCCAGCTTCGGGAGCTGGATCGCCTCCTGGCGGGGCGCACCGTCTCCGTGCCCTTCTGGGTGCTCACCTCCGGGGATGCCATGGAGCTGGCCCGGCGAAGCGGCGAACTGGCCCGCATCGAGGCCTCCGGGGCCCGGCTGGTGCCGGATACCTGCATCGACGAGCCCTGTTGGAAGTCCTTCGAGGGGGGGCTGGGGGTCACGGACTCCCCCAAGTGCATGTACTACCGGGAGAGGCGGGGGCAGCCCTTCGTGATCCGGCGCCTCGGGGAGTGCGTGGAAGCCGCCGTGAAGGGAGAGATCTAG
- a CDS encoding aconitase X swivel domain-containing protein: MEYEEKRYRCRSIVKGSGEGEAIVSREAMCFYLCDPETGTVIEKNHPLQGRSIAGKVLVLQSGKGSSVVQVDGFYQLSVKETLPAAIVVRETEPVLVSSAVVVGEPMVDRVEADPFEIIRDGDWVRVDGEAQEILVRRPRV; the protein is encoded by the coding sequence TTGGAGTACGAGGAAAAGCGCTATCGCTGCCGCAGCATCGTCAAGGGATCCGGGGAGGGGGAGGCCATCGTCTCCCGGGAGGCCATGTGCTTCTACCTCTGCGATCCCGAGACGGGGACGGTGATCGAGAAGAACCACCCCCTCCAGGGGCGGAGCATTGCCGGGAAGGTGCTGGTGCTCCAGTCCGGCAAGGGCAGCTCGGTGGTGCAGGTGGACGGGTTCTACCAGCTCTCGGTGAAGGAGACCCTCCCCGCCGCCATCGTGGTGCGGGAGACGGAGCCCGTGCTGGTCTCCTCCGCCGTGGTGGTGGGGGAGCCCATGGTGGATCGGGTGGAGGCGGACCCCTTCGAGATCATCCGGGACGGGGACTGGGTCCGGGTGGACGGGGAGGCCCAGGAGATCCTGGTCCGGCGTCCCCGGGTCTGA